The Longimicrobiales bacterium genome includes a window with the following:
- a CDS encoding DUF1592 domain-containing protein, translating into MRILTAMSALGVVLIVASESIPGATDHLVHSATLIGVGEATDVSLEENEVVQQYCVRCHSDRRLTGNLSLEGFDASAPETNAVVAERMVRKLRAEMMPPPGARRPSGDTLLRLVEGLEARLDATAAANPNPGARTFQRLNRVEYERSIQDLLALNVDAGAYLPLDTKSANFDNIADVQLLSATLLDSYMNAASEISRLAVGDTEALPSTSTYTNAGYVTQWDRIEGAPFGTRGGISVSHTFPADAEYVFNMAFEHTTTGGFFGGTTAGEQIELSVDGARVQLLDVDRWMDVSDPNGANMRSEPVFIPAGPHRVTAAFLQQSEGPKEDLVSPHEWSLSDRQVGVNGYGVTAVAHLKDLAVVGPYNVQGVSDTPSRDRIFTCRPASRAEARPCAENILTRLARRAFRRPVTGADIDGLMGFYEMGESEAGFERGVRTALEAMLASPDFVFRFEEPAGAITPGQPYRLSDAAVASRLSFFLWGTPPDSELLAFAERGALSDEDVYQSQVLRMLADPRAEALGTRFAAQWLRLDDLEKVHPDRLLFPDFHQQLADAMRRETELFFSSLVREDRSALDLYAADYTYLNERLAKHYGIDGVTGEHFRRVEYPDETRRGVLGHGSVLTLTSHAGRTSPVLRGKWVMEVLLGTPPPPPPPGIPDLEETEAAEDGRFRTTRERMEIHSENPTCNSCHRFMDPIGLALDNFDVTGRWRIRENGMPLDTQGKLYDGTSITSPMELQRALVARPIPLIRTFTENLMAYALGRRVEHFDQPTVRAIGARAAGNDYRMSEFIMGVVTSDAFLMQLAPDVETDGITSGAAQRHP; encoded by the coding sequence ATGAGAATACTCACCGCCATGTCGGCGCTAGGCGTGGTGCTAATTGTTGCGAGTGAGTCGATCCCTGGTGCCACAGATCATCTGGTTCATTCCGCGACCCTTATCGGGGTGGGCGAGGCCACGGACGTATCCCTCGAGGAGAACGAGGTTGTCCAGCAGTATTGCGTTCGTTGTCACAGTGACCGTCGCCTTACGGGTAATCTCTCTCTAGAGGGCTTTGACGCCTCGGCCCCGGAGACCAACGCTGTCGTGGCCGAGCGCATGGTGCGGAAGCTCCGAGCCGAGATGATGCCTCCGCCCGGGGCTCGGCGCCCTTCGGGTGACACGTTGCTCCGTTTGGTGGAGGGACTGGAAGCGCGCTTGGACGCGACGGCGGCTGCGAATCCGAATCCGGGCGCACGCACGTTTCAACGCTTGAATCGGGTCGAATACGAAAGGTCCATTCAGGACCTTTTGGCACTGAACGTGGACGCGGGGGCATACCTGCCGCTCGACACGAAGAGTGCCAACTTCGACAACATCGCGGATGTGCAACTGCTGTCCGCGACGCTCCTCGATTCTTACATGAACGCGGCCAGTGAGATCAGCCGACTTGCCGTGGGTGATACGGAAGCGCTGCCGAGCACCTCGACGTACACGAATGCGGGATACGTGACCCAGTGGGACCGCATCGAGGGGGCTCCGTTCGGGACTCGGGGTGGAATCTCCGTCTCGCACACCTTCCCAGCGGACGCTGAGTACGTCTTCAACATGGCGTTCGAGCACACGACGACCGGTGGCTTCTTCGGGGGAACGACCGCTGGAGAGCAGATCGAGCTGTCGGTGGACGGCGCCCGCGTCCAACTCCTCGATGTCGATCGATGGATGGACGTATCGGACCCGAACGGGGCAAACATGCGCTCCGAGCCGGTGTTCATCCCGGCGGGCCCACATCGAGTGACAGCGGCGTTTCTCCAGCAGAGCGAGGGGCCCAAGGAGGACTTGGTCTCCCCCCACGAGTGGTCGCTGTCAGACCGTCAGGTGGGCGTGAACGGATATGGGGTCACCGCAGTCGCGCACCTCAAGGACCTGGCCGTGGTCGGACCCTACAACGTGCAGGGTGTATCGGACACGCCGAGTCGCGACAGGATCTTCACTTGCCGGCCGGCGTCTCGTGCAGAGGCGCGCCCGTGTGCCGAGAACATTCTGACTCGACTTGCCCGACGGGCCTTTCGCAGACCCGTAACGGGCGCGGACATCGACGGCTTGATGGGCTTCTATGAGATGGGCGAATCCGAGGCCGGATTCGAGCGGGGCGTCCGCACAGCCCTGGAGGCCATGCTCGCCAGCCCAGACTTCGTCTTCCGTTTCGAAGAGCCGGCTGGGGCGATCACGCCGGGTCAGCCGTACCGCCTGAGCGATGCGGCCGTGGCCTCGCGGTTGTCGTTCTTTCTGTGGGGTACGCCGCCCGACTCAGAACTTCTGGCCTTCGCGGAGCGGGGCGCTCTGAGCGATGAGGACGTGTATCAGAGTCAGGTCCTACGCATGTTGGCCGACCCGCGGGCTGAAGCGCTCGGCACCCGTTTTGCTGCTCAGTGGCTTCGGTTGGACGACTTGGAGAAGGTCCATCCGGATCGTCTTCTTTTCCCGGATTTTCATCAACAGTTGGCTGACGCCATGCGGCGGGAGACTGAACTCTTCTTCAGTAGTCTCGTCCGAGAAGACCGCAGTGCGCTGGACCTATACGCGGCGGACTATACCTATTTGAATGAACGCCTGGCCAAGCACTACGGGATCGATGGCGTGACAGGTGAGCACTTTCGGCGGGTCGAGTACCCTGACGAAACCCGCCGGGGCGTATTAGGGCATGGGAGTGTGCTCACGCTCACGTCGCACGCTGGGCGCACCTCACCGGTGCTTCGTGGCAAGTGGGTCATGGAGGTGCTTCTCGGAACGCCCCCGCCACCGCCGCCACCGGGGATCCCAGATCTGGAAGAGACCGAGGCCGCCGAAGACGGCCGTTTCCGGACGACACGTGAGCGGATGGAGATCCACAGCGAGAACCCGACATGTAATTCATGTCATCGATTCATGGATCCAATCGGCCTGGCGCTCGACAACTTTGACGTGACGGGGCGGTGGCGCATTCGCGAGAACGGAATGCCGCTCGACACACAGGGGAAGCTTTACGACGGCACCTCGATCACGAGTCCGATGGAGCTGCAGCGTGCTCTCGTCGCTCGGCCGATTCCGCTCATTCGGACGTTCACCGAAAACCTCATGGCCTATGCCCTGGGGCGCCGTGTTGAACACTTTGATCAGCCGACAGTGCGCGCAATCGGAGCGCGGGCAGCCGGTAACGACTACCGCATGTCAGAATTCATCATGGGAGTGGTCACGAGTGACGCATTCCTCATGCAGCTTGCACCCGACGTAGAGACGGACGGAATCACCAGTGGCGCCGCACAGCGGCATCCATAG
- a CDS encoding adenine phosphoribosyltransferase, producing MSIKSYIRTVPDYPKPGILFRDVTGLLENAAGLREAVDAIVARYKDQPVDLVAGIEARGFIFGTAVAYALGVGFIPIRKAGKLPGDVIGINYELEYGTDRIEVHVGAIQDGNQVLLIDDLIATGGTAIAALELIRRSGGVVPEACFVIDLPDLGGADRLRASGCEAHALCAFEAND from the coding sequence ATGTCTATCAAATCCTATATCCGCACGGTCCCCGATTACCCGAAGCCGGGAATTCTATTTCGGGACGTGACCGGACTCTTAGAGAACGCTGCCGGACTGCGGGAGGCCGTCGACGCCATCGTGGCTCGTTACAAGGACCAACCGGTCGACCTGGTCGCCGGCATCGAGGCCCGTGGCTTCATCTTCGGGACCGCCGTGGCCTATGCGCTCGGCGTCGGCTTCATTCCCATCCGAAAGGCGGGGAAACTCCCTGGTGACGTGATCGGGATCAATTACGAACTCGAGTACGGCACGGACAGGATAGAGGTCCACGTCGGAGCCATCCAGGACGGGAACCAAGTACTACTGATCGACGACTTGATCGCCACCGGCGGGACAGCGATTGCTGCGCTTGAGCTGATTCGCCGGTCCGGAGGGGTCGTGCCCGAAGCGTGCTTCGTGATCGACCTGCCCGACCTAGGGGGCGCGGATCGGCTCAGGGCGTCAGGGTGCGAAGCCCACGCGCTCTGCGCGTTCGAGGCGAATGACTGA
- a CDS encoding DUF1552 domain-containing protein, producing the protein MDFITGKHLPRRTFLKGMGATVALPLLDAMEPAGRAWSKLPKRADPARLVAIEMVHGAAGSNEWGATQNLWAPAQVGADFDLAPSALSPLDAYRDYLTIVSNTDVRMAEAFQPTEIGGDHFRSSAVFLTQAHPKQTEGSDVHVGTSLDQLYANRFGQDTPIPSMQLCIENINQSGGCAYGYTCVYTDSISWASPTEPLPVIRDPRVAFDQLFGAGGTPEERNARRRTNKSILDWVTGRVAALRTQLGPTDRERLDRYLENVREIERRIQAVEARNMSGAPRELPEAPAGVPDSFEEHMRLMFDIQALAFASDVTRVFSLKMGRDSSARVYPGSGSDRPFHPASHHGGRESAIMEFSKINQYHVSMLPYFLDLLKDLEEGDSNMLDKTMIMYGSPMADGNLHNHRRAPLIALGKANGALEGGLHHKAPDGTPMANAMLSMMHGLGMDDMDSFGDSTGEFTLGSTPGSSRG; encoded by the coding sequence ATGGACTTCATCACCGGCAAGCACCTTCCCAGGCGGACCTTTCTGAAGGGTATGGGTGCAACCGTCGCGCTGCCGCTCCTGGACGCGATGGAACCAGCGGGGCGCGCATGGTCGAAGCTTCCTAAGCGTGCGGATCCCGCACGCCTTGTGGCCATCGAGATGGTACATGGTGCGGCGGGCAGCAATGAGTGGGGTGCAACGCAGAATCTGTGGGCTCCGGCACAGGTCGGCGCCGACTTCGATCTGGCGCCGTCCGCGCTGAGTCCGCTGGACGCCTACCGCGACTACCTGACGATCGTCAGCAACACCGATGTGCGTATGGCAGAAGCGTTCCAGCCGACTGAGATCGGGGGCGATCACTTCCGCTCGAGCGCAGTCTTCCTCACACAGGCGCATCCGAAACAGACGGAAGGATCCGACGTGCATGTCGGCACGTCCCTCGATCAGCTCTACGCGAACCGCTTCGGTCAGGATACGCCGATCCCGTCCATGCAGCTCTGCATCGAGAACATCAATCAGTCGGGAGGCTGCGCGTACGGGTACACCTGCGTCTACACCGACTCCATCAGTTGGGCTTCTCCTACCGAACCGCTCCCTGTCATTCGTGATCCCCGCGTGGCGTTCGACCAACTTTTCGGGGCAGGCGGAACGCCTGAGGAGCGCAACGCCCGCAGGCGCACAAACAAAAGCATTCTGGACTGGGTCACAGGACGGGTCGCTGCGCTCCGCACACAGCTAGGGCCGACCGATCGGGAGCGGCTGGATCGTTACCTCGAAAATGTGCGTGAAATCGAGCGACGTATTCAGGCCGTGGAAGCACGCAACATGAGCGGAGCCCCGCGCGAGCTCCCGGAAGCCCCAGCGGGTGTTCCGGATTCGTTCGAGGAGCACATGCGCCTCATGTTCGATATTCAAGCCTTAGCATTCGCTTCCGACGTGACCCGCGTCTTTTCACTAAAAATGGGTCGGGACTCGTCAGCTCGCGTGTATCCGGGGAGCGGCTCGGACCGACCCTTCCACCCGGCCTCACATCATGGTGGACGCGAGTCGGCGATCATGGAATTCTCAAAGATCAACCAGTACCACGTCAGCATGCTGCCGTACTTCCTGGATCTGTTGAAGGACCTCGAGGAGGGTGACTCGAACATGCTCGACAAGACCATGATCATGTATGGCTCGCCCATGGCAGACGGGAATCTGCACAACCACCGGAGGGCCCCGCTAATCGCGCTGGGGAAAGCCAACGGTGCGCTCGAAGGCGGATTGCATCACAAGGCACCAGACGGAACCCCCATGGCCAACGCGATGCTCAGCATGATGCACGGCCTGGGGATGGACGACATGGACAGCTTTGGCGACAGCACAGGTGAGTTCACACTAGGGTCTACTCCAGGGTCGTCGCGCGGGTGA
- a CDS encoding ankyrin repeat domain-containing protein — MSLAGIRPSARSLGALCLVLVLTAAGLVDTLPDAAREGDAGEVRALLQNGADVNAAHADGMTALHWAAEAGHAEIAQILLSAGADAESVTRLGDYTPLHLAARNGHADVVKALLASGADANAATTAGGATALHFAASAGSVSSVESLLEAGASPNVRESSWGQTPLIFAAARGRTAAVEALLESGADPSLTSRVLDLPERYAEDDAAEERRDEVLAEFRAEAGPDARDWRPTPSQVQAAVVAARAPVASPEEMAAAERALEARLELEAAEEAANPQQAPPTQVAPQSFVQVVGTLGGMSALLHAVRDGHGAAAVALLDAGAGIDQASAGDGTTAVTSAVINGHFDLALELLDRGADPNRVNAGGIGPLFAALNTHWAPKARYPQQQAYRQQQATYLEVAEALLAAGADPNQRLAKHVWFMEYTFSQLNINMTGATPFWRAAHALDVEAMELLVAHGADPNIPTIKVPSRRRSSGGGDLSGLPAVAVGGPGVFPIHAASGHAYGSGYAGNSHRHVPDAWMPAIRYLVEEHGADVNTRDAAGYTPVHNAAARGDTEMIQYLVARGGDVLVVSRVGQTTADMANGPVQRIQPFPEAIALLVGLGAKNNFNCLSCQ; from the coding sequence ATGAGTCTCGCCGGAATCCGCCCCAGTGCGAGGTCGCTTGGGGCTCTGTGTCTCGTGTTGGTGCTGACGGCGGCGGGGTTAGTGGACACTTTGCCTGATGCGGCGCGCGAGGGTGACGCGGGCGAGGTGCGGGCGCTCCTTCAGAACGGTGCCGATGTCAACGCAGCTCACGCCGACGGCATGACAGCACTGCATTGGGCAGCCGAAGCGGGACACGCAGAGATCGCCCAGATCTTGTTGTCTGCGGGGGCCGACGCGGAGTCCGTGACCAGACTCGGAGACTACACCCCGCTCCATTTGGCCGCCCGGAACGGACACGCCGACGTGGTGAAGGCTCTCCTCGCATCAGGAGCGGATGCCAATGCTGCAACCACCGCTGGAGGAGCGACCGCGCTGCACTTCGCAGCCTCTGCTGGGAGCGTCTCGTCCGTCGAATCTCTGTTGGAAGCCGGGGCTTCTCCGAACGTACGTGAGTCCAGCTGGGGGCAGACGCCGCTCATCTTCGCGGCAGCCCGGGGGAGGACGGCTGCGGTTGAGGCCCTCCTCGAAAGTGGCGCCGACCCGAGCCTGACCTCTCGGGTGCTCGATCTGCCAGAGCGGTACGCCGAGGACGACGCGGCAGAGGAGCGGCGCGACGAAGTGCTCGCTGAGTTCCGGGCCGAAGCGGGGCCTGATGCTCGCGACTGGCGTCCGACACCGAGTCAGGTGCAGGCCGCCGTCGTCGCCGCCCGTGCGCCAGTCGCGAGCCCTGAAGAGATGGCAGCGGCTGAGCGGGCACTCGAGGCACGACTAGAACTGGAGGCGGCTGAAGAAGCGGCGAATCCCCAGCAGGCGCCGCCCACACAGGTGGCGCCCCAGTCGTTCGTTCAGGTGGTGGGGACGCTCGGCGGAATGTCCGCGCTTCTCCACGCAGTACGGGACGGCCATGGGGCGGCCGCCGTCGCGTTGTTGGATGCAGGTGCAGGTATCGATCAAGCGAGCGCCGGGGACGGTACGACTGCCGTCACGAGCGCGGTGATCAACGGGCACTTCGACCTCGCTCTGGAACTCCTGGACCGCGGGGCCGATCCCAACCGTGTGAACGCGGGCGGGATCGGGCCACTGTTCGCGGCGCTGAATACACACTGGGCACCCAAGGCGAGGTATCCGCAGCAGCAGGCGTACCGCCAGCAGCAGGCGACGTATCTCGAGGTGGCCGAAGCACTACTCGCCGCCGGAGCAGACCCGAATCAGCGCCTGGCGAAGCACGTGTGGTTCATGGAGTACACGTTCAGCCAGCTCAACATCAACATGACGGGTGCGACGCCGTTCTGGCGTGCTGCACACGCATTGGATGTCGAGGCCATGGAGCTTCTTGTGGCACACGGAGCGGATCCGAACATCCCGACGATCAAGGTGCCATCTCGGCGCCGGTCGTCCGGGGGTGGCGATCTCTCGGGTTTACCGGCAGTGGCTGTCGGAGGCCCGGGTGTCTTCCCGATCCACGCGGCTTCCGGTCACGCCTACGGATCGGGCTACGCGGGAAACTCTCACCGGCATGTGCCCGACGCGTGGATGCCTGCCATTCGGTATTTGGTGGAGGAACACGGCGCAGATGTGAATACCAGAGATGCCGCTGGATACACACCGGTGCATAACGCGGCCGCCCGGGGAGACACAGAGATGATCCAGTACCTCGTGGCGCGCGGGGGTGATGTCTTGGTGGTGAGCCGGGTTGGCCAGACCACGGCAGACATGGCCAACGGGCCGGTGCAGAGGATCCAACCGTTCCCTGAAGCGATCGCGTTGCTCGTGGGACTCGGTGCGAAGAACAACTTCAACTGCTTGAGCTGCCAGTAG
- a CDS encoding zinc-dependent metalloprotease, which translates to MSFRVPRLLFALLAVSALALSPTQATAQEDELPTIESKTEGTQAFTGFFNLYWDDGTGAFYWEIDKLDTEFLYQISMGSGLGSNPVGIDRGQLGGAYILSAKRIGPRVLLMEPNYRFRAISENPAEVDAVRDAFAPSVHWGFDIVAQSDDRVLVDATSFFLRDARGIADQIAARNQGTFTLDRSRSAIHLPATRAFPENIEVEATLTFTSSDPGFLVRSVAASGGAITLRQHHSFIALPDNAYETRVADPRVGVQGPTIADYGTAIDEDLRVRWVARHRLERTDPIAERSAAVDPIVYYVDPGTPEPVRSALIEGARWWNTAFEAAGFIDGFQVEVLPDGIDSQDVRYNMIHWTHRRTRGYSYGNTITDPRTGEIIRGVVNLGSLRLRQDYLHGQGMVPPFSGGGITEQDFLSAMPGSLESGCEYYESCAEFEAAPNFEYLAQVAPESDAVEMALARVRQLSAHEVGHTIGFPHNYMASAYGRESVMDYPAPYAQIDRNGQIDLSNAYVQRIGKYDELSVNWLYRDFPAGTDEVAALREIADQGVAEGLVYMGHTNNNFIGAAHQYASVWDNGSNLVDHLKLEIRIRDIGLDNFGPDAIRDGEPLSNLEYVLLPLYMHHRFQLRSAAQSLGGADYRYALKGDGQTPFTVVDADEQRDALETILSTLSVDFLALPDNILELLPPPAYRHADGESFPGNTELIFDPLGAAGAAAAFAVGEILQPQRMARLVLYGSQGDYPDLEEVTDRLLDATWGVATPSNEYQAQVLHTVQRAVADKMMQQASRSQTAAEVRAVLADRIDQLAAGIEAAGSATPHERLVAADIRRWQSRIENTIPGPTLQMPAGDPIGGSSRSGGRGNN; encoded by the coding sequence ATGTCGTTCCGCGTACCACGACTCCTTTTTGCGCTCCTAGCCGTTTCCGCCCTCGCGCTCTCCCCCACCCAGGCGACAGCCCAGGAGGACGAACTCCCCACCATCGAATCGAAGACGGAGGGCACGCAGGCCTTCACTGGCTTCTTCAACCTGTACTGGGACGACGGAACGGGTGCCTTCTATTGGGAGATCGACAAGCTCGACACGGAGTTCCTCTATCAGATCTCGATGGGCTCAGGCTTGGGCAGCAACCCGGTAGGTATCGATCGGGGTCAGCTCGGCGGGGCTTACATCCTGTCCGCCAAACGAATCGGCCCACGCGTTCTTCTCATGGAGCCGAACTATCGGTTCCGCGCGATCTCTGAGAATCCGGCTGAGGTGGATGCGGTACGTGACGCCTTCGCGCCGTCCGTGCATTGGGGTTTCGACATCGTAGCTCAGAGCGATGACCGTGTGCTGGTGGACGCGACTTCGTTCTTCCTCCGGGATGCTCGTGGCATCGCTGACCAAATCGCCGCGCGTAATCAAGGAACTTTCACGCTCGATCGCAGTCGCAGCGCGATCCACTTACCAGCGACTCGTGCGTTCCCAGAGAACATCGAAGTGGAGGCGACGCTCACGTTCACGAGTAGCGACCCTGGTTTTCTAGTTCGCAGTGTCGCTGCGAGTGGTGGAGCGATCACGCTCCGGCAGCATCATTCGTTCATCGCCCTGCCCGACAACGCTTATGAGACGAGGGTCGCAGATCCTCGGGTGGGCGTGCAGGGTCCGACCATCGCCGATTACGGGACGGCGATCGACGAAGATCTCCGAGTCCGTTGGGTCGCGCGGCATCGCCTCGAGCGGACGGATCCGATCGCCGAGCGCTCAGCCGCGGTCGATCCCATCGTCTACTACGTGGATCCCGGTACTCCAGAGCCCGTCCGCAGCGCCCTGATCGAGGGAGCCCGCTGGTGGAACACCGCATTCGAAGCGGCTGGTTTCATCGATGGTTTTCAGGTCGAAGTGCTTCCTGACGGCATTGATTCTCAAGATGTCCGCTACAACATGATCCACTGGACGCACCGGCGGACACGCGGCTACTCCTACGGCAACACCATCACCGACCCGCGCACCGGCGAGATCATCCGGGGCGTCGTCAATTTGGGCTCACTGCGCCTTCGCCAGGACTACCTACACGGCCAGGGTATGGTGCCTCCCTTCAGCGGCGGCGGCATTACCGAACAGGATTTCCTGTCCGCCATGCCGGGTTCGCTGGAGTCCGGATGTGAGTACTACGAATCCTGTGCCGAGTTTGAAGCGGCGCCCAACTTCGAATACCTGGCACAAGTGGCTCCCGAGTCGGACGCCGTCGAGATGGCCCTCGCACGGGTGCGGCAACTGTCCGCCCATGAGGTCGGGCACACGATCGGATTCCCGCACAACTACATGGCAAGCGCATACGGCCGGGAGAGTGTGATGGACTATCCGGCGCCATACGCCCAAATAGACCGGAACGGCCAGATCGACCTCTCGAATGCATACGTACAACGCATCGGGAAGTACGACGAACTCAGCGTGAACTGGCTCTACCGAGACTTTCCGGCGGGGACGGACGAGGTTGCCGCGCTACGAGAGATCGCAGACCAGGGCGTCGCGGAAGGGCTCGTCTATATGGGCCACACGAACAACAACTTCATCGGCGCAGCCCATCAATACGCCAGCGTATGGGACAACGGCTCCAACTTGGTTGACCACCTTAAACTCGAGATTCGCATTCGTGACATCGGGCTGGACAACTTCGGGCCGGATGCCATCAGAGACGGCGAGCCGCTTTCGAACCTCGAGTACGTGCTCCTGCCGCTCTACATGCACCACCGCTTCCAGCTCCGCTCCGCAGCCCAGAGTCTGGGCGGTGCGGATTATCGTTACGCCCTGAAGGGTGATGGACAGACGCCGTTCACCGTCGTCGACGCAGACGAGCAGCGTGACGCCCTGGAGACGATCCTGTCCACGTTGAGCGTGGACTTCCTCGCCTTGCCCGACAACATCCTCGAGCTCCTCCCGCCCCCGGCGTATCGGCATGCGGATGGCGAGTCCTTCCCGGGCAACACCGAACTCATCTTCGACCCCCTTGGTGCGGCCGGTGCCGCGGCGGCCTTCGCAGTGGGAGAGATCCTGCAGCCGCAGCGCATGGCTCGACTCGTTCTTTACGGCAGTCAGGGTGACTATCCCGATCTTGAGGAGGTCACGGACCGGCTGCTGGACGCGACCTGGGGTGTGGCAACGCCGAGCAACGAATATCAGGCGCAGGTTCTCCACACCGTACAGCGGGCCGTGGCCGACAAAATGATGCAGCAGGCCAGTCGTTCGCAGACGGCCGCGGAAGTGCGCGCGGTACTCGCGGACCGGATCGATCAGCTCGCCGCTGGAATCGAGGCCGCAGGCTCCGCAACACCTCACGAGCGCCTAGTGGCCGCAGATATTCGCCGCTGGCAGTCGCGCATCGAAAACACGATTCCTGGGCCAACGCTGCAGATGCCCGCTGGTGACCCGATCGGCGGAAGCAGCCGGAGCGGCGGCAGAGGCAACAACTAG
- the groES gene encoding co-chaperone GroES — MGNAANEVKPLADRVVVMPLDEAEQMRGGLYIPDTAKEKPSQGEVIAVGPGKLSDEGARLEMDVSVGDKVLYGKYSGTDVTLGGEEYLILRESDILAIVP, encoded by the coding sequence ATGGGTAACGCCGCGAATGAGGTCAAGCCACTTGCTGACCGCGTGGTCGTAATGCCGCTCGACGAAGCCGAGCAGATGCGGGGTGGCCTCTACATCCCCGATACGGCGAAAGAAAAGCCCTCCCAGGGTGAAGTCATCGCCGTCGGTCCGGGAAAGCTCTCTGATGAGGGTGCCCGGCTCGAGATGGACGTGAGTGTTGGCGACAAGGTGCTGTACGGGAAGTACAGCGGCACCGATGTCACGCTGGGCGGTGAGGAATACCTCATCCTCCGCGAATCCGACATTCTCGCCATCGTTCCGTAA
- the groL gene encoding chaperonin GroEL (60 kDa chaperone family; promotes refolding of misfolded polypeptides especially under stressful conditions; forms two stacked rings of heptamers to form a barrel-shaped 14mer; ends can be capped by GroES; misfolded proteins enter the barrel where they are refolded when GroES binds) translates to MAAKELGFDVEARARLKNGVDKLARAVKVTLGPKGRNVILDRKFGSPTVTKDGVSVAKEIELEDPIENMGAQMVKEVATKTSDVAGDGTTTATVLAQAIFGEGLKNVTAGTNPMGIRRGIDKGVEIVVEGLRALSVETKGKKEIAQVGAISANNNAEIGELISDAMEKVGKDGVITVEEARGLETTLETVDGMQFDRGYLSPYFVTDPERMEAVLEDPIILIHDKKIGSMKDLLPILEKVAQMGKPLLIVSEDVEGEALATLVVNKLRGTLKVAAVKAPGFGDRRKAMLQDIAVLTGGQVVSEEVGFKLENAVATDLGSAKRVVIDKDNTTIIDGAGESEQIKGRIDEIRVSIDKSTSDYDREKLQERLAKLAGGVAVINVGAATETEMKEKKALVEDALHATRAAVEEGIVPGGGVALLRAQASLNETTLDEDDEQVGLQILVRALEHPIRQIATNAGVEASIVVENVRNGEGAFGYNALTDEYEDLVKAGVIDPTKVVRSALQNAASIAGLLLTTEAVVVDTPADDAPPAMPGGGDMGGMY, encoded by the coding sequence ATGGCAGCTAAAGAGCTGGGATTCGACGTCGAGGCGCGTGCGCGTCTCAAGAATGGCGTCGACAAGCTTGCTCGGGCCGTGAAGGTCACGCTCGGGCCGAAGGGTCGTAACGTGATTTTGGACCGGAAGTTCGGTTCCCCCACGGTTACGAAGGATGGAGTTTCGGTCGCGAAAGAGATCGAACTCGAGGATCCCATTGAGAACATGGGTGCCCAGATGGTGAAGGAAGTCGCCACCAAGACGTCTGACGTCGCTGGTGACGGAACCACCACCGCAACCGTGCTCGCTCAGGCGATCTTCGGCGAAGGGCTGAAGAACGTTACCGCCGGTACGAACCCGATGGGCATCCGTCGTGGAATCGATAAGGGTGTTGAGATCGTCGTCGAGGGCCTCAGGGCACTCTCCGTCGAGACGAAAGGCAAGAAGGAGATCGCACAGGTCGGCGCGATCTCGGCGAACAACAACGCTGAGATTGGTGAGCTGATTTCTGACGCGATGGAGAAGGTCGGTAAGGACGGCGTCATCACGGTCGAGGAAGCACGTGGCCTAGAGACGACGCTCGAGACGGTCGACGGCATGCAGTTCGACCGTGGTTACCTCTCCCCGTACTTCGTGACGGATCCGGAGCGGATGGAAGCGGTACTTGAGGACCCGATAATCCTCATCCACGACAAGAAGATCGGCAGCATGAAGGATCTTCTCCCGATTCTCGAGAAGGTCGCGCAGATGGGTAAGCCCCTTCTGATCGTCTCTGAGGACGTCGAAGGCGAGGCCCTGGCCACGCTCGTCGTGAACAAGCTCCGCGGAACGCTCAAGGTTGCCGCTGTTAAGGCACCTGGCTTCGGTGACCGTCGTAAGGCCATGCTGCAGGACATCGCTGTCCTGACGGGCGGCCAGGTCGTCTCCGAGGAAGTCGGCTTCAAGCTCGAGAACGCTGTCGCCACCGACCTCGGTAGTGCCAAGCGTGTCGTGATCGACAAAGACAACACGACGATCATCGACGGTGCGGGCGAGAGTGAGCAGATCAAGGGCCGGATCGACGAAATCCGTGTCTCGATCGATAAGTCCACGTCGGACTACGACCGCGAGAAGCTCCAAGAGCGTCTCGCAAAGCTCGCCGGTGGTGTGGCCGTCATTAACGTCGGTGCCGCAACCGAGACCGAGATGAAAGAGAAGAAGGCTCTCGTGGAAGATGCACTTCACGCGACACGTGCGGCTGTTGAAGAGGGCATCGTCCCGGGTGGTGGTGTTGCCTTGCTTCGCGCGCAGGCGAGCCTGAACGAGACCACGCTGGACGAAGATGACGAGCAGGTCGGTCTGCAGATCCTCGTTCGTGCGCTCGAGCACCCGATTCGTCAGATCGCGACGAACGCAGGTGTTGAGGCCAGCATCGTGGTCGAAAACGTCCGTAACGGTGAGGGCGCCTTCGGTTACAATGCGCTGACCGACGAGTACGAGGACTTGGTTAAGGCTGGCGTGATCGACCCGACTAAGGTCGTTCGCTCAGCGTTGCAGAACGCGGCTTCGATCGCGGGTCTGCTTCTCACCACGGAAGCGGTTGTGGTGGATACGCCTGCTGATGATGCACCGCCGGCAATGCCGGGTGGTGGTGACATGGGTGGGATGTACTAG